From Spiroplasma eriocheiris, the proteins below share one genomic window:
- the pta gene encoding phosphate acetyltransferase produces the protein MNVLELIMQNIEKYEKNVRIIFPEGASERIQEVVPKFQNTKITPVLVFQRRDEVPQNLMNKGAEILVIEEQNTDELANFLVEIRKGKTSIAEATRLVKQRNYFATIWVKMGKADGMVGGISYDTKDIIRPALQIIRPKANVSLVSSFFLMVRNAERYIFTDCALNINPSAEELADIAHLGYEASQIFDFKDPKMALLSYSTKGSGAGDSVDKVLTAYEIIRSRNIDCLVDGEFQFDAAWDDEIRKKKAPTSPIKSRTDIFVFPNLDAGNIGYKIAQRMGSFKAVGPIIIGLDKPVNDLSRGATADDIYNTVLVTAYSYVCSQK, from the coding sequence ATGAATGTGCTAGAGTTAATAATGCAGAACATTGAAAAATATGAAAAAAATGTTCGAATTATTTTTCCTGAAGGAGCTTCCGAGCGGATTCAGGAAGTAGTACCAAAGTTCCAAAATACAAAAATTACACCGGTTCTTGTCTTTCAAAGACGCGATGAAGTTCCACAAAACTTAATGAACAAGGGTGCTGAAATTCTTGTAATTGAAGAACAAAATACTGATGAGTTAGCAAACTTCTTAGTAGAAATTAGAAAAGGGAAAACTTCAATTGCGGAAGCAACTAGATTAGTAAAACAACGCAATTATTTTGCAACAATTTGAGTAAAAATGGGGAAAGCTGACGGAATGGTTGGTGGGATTTCTTATGATACAAAAGATATTATTCGTCCGGCTTTACAAATTATTCGGCCAAAGGCAAATGTGAGTTTAGTTTCTTCATTTTTTTTAATGGTTCGTAATGCAGAACGTTATATTTTTACGGATTGTGCTTTAAATATTAATCCAAGTGCCGAAGAATTAGCCGACATTGCGCATTTAGGATATGAAGCATCCCAAATTTTTGATTTTAAAGATCCTAAAATGGCCTTATTATCTTATTCAACCAAAGGATCAGGAGCTGGTGATTCAGTTGATAAAGTGCTAACTGCTTATGAAATTATTCGAAGTCGTAACATTGACTGCTTAGTTGATGGTGAATTTCAATTTGATGCGGCGTGGGATGATGAAATTAGAAAGAAAAAAGCACCAACTTCACCAATTAAATCACGAACTGATATTTTTGTGTTTCCTAACTTAGATGCTGGAAACATTGGCTATAAAATTGCTCAACGAATGGGGAGCTTTAAAGCAGTTGGACCAATTATTATTGGGTTGGATAAACCAGTGAATGATTTGTCACGGGGAGCAACTGCGGATGATATTTATAACACTGTGTTAGTGACTGCTTATTCATATGTGTGCAGTCAAAAATAA
- a CDS encoding aldo/keto reductase: MPKVLEQKLKLNNGTQIPIIGLGTYKLTDEQETYHAVLTALKNGYRHLDTAQYYGNEVIIGKAIKDSGIPRAEIFITSKIWNSDHDYEKALKQVDEMLERLQLDYLDLCLIHWPTPKRLECYRALEEQYQAGKLKAIGVSNFEVSHLEELLQHCKVKPMVNQIELHPGLNNSEVLAYCRSHQIVVESWSTMMQGKASEVPVIVEIAKKHNKNVGQVCLKWAIQQEIVVLPKSSHEERIISNVQLDDFWLDDSDMYSLFTIPEQRLGPDPNNFDF; the protein is encoded by the coding sequence ATGCCAAAAGTATTAGAACAAAAATTAAAATTAAATAATGGAACCCAAATTCCTATTATTGGATTGGGAACATACAAATTAACTGATGAACAAGAAACCTACCATGCAGTATTAACTGCTTTAAAAAATGGTTATCGTCACTTAGATACTGCCCAATATTATGGAAACGAAGTTATCATTGGCAAAGCAATTAAAGATAGTGGGATTCCCCGCGCGGAGATTTTTATCACTAGCAAAATTTGAAATAGTGACCATGATTATGAAAAGGCATTAAAACAAGTTGATGAAATGTTAGAACGCTTACAACTTGATTATTTAGATCTTTGCTTAATTCATTGACCAACGCCAAAACGCTTAGAATGTTACCGAGCATTAGAAGAACAATATCAAGCTGGTAAATTAAAAGCAATTGGGGTAAGTAACTTTGAAGTTAGTCATTTAGAAGAACTATTACAACATTGCAAAGTAAAACCAATGGTTAACCAGATTGAACTTCACCCGGGACTAAATAATAGTGAAGTGTTAGCATATTGTCGTAGTCACCAAATTGTGGTGGAATCATGAAGTACAATGATGCAAGGAAAAGCTAGTGAAGTTCCGGTTATTGTTGAAATTGCTAAAAAACATAATAAAAATGTTGGACAAGTATGTTTAAAATGAGCAATTCAACAAGAAATTGTGGTATTACCAAAATCAAGCCATGAAGAACGGATTATCTCTAATGTTCAATTAGATGATTTTTGGTTAGATGATAGTGATATGTATAGTTTATTTACTATCCCAGAACAACGCTTAGGACCTGATCCTAATAATTTTGATTTTTAA
- a CDS encoding DNA polymerase III subunit alpha, which translates to MGKMHLNVRTNYSLLSSLIAIDNYLAYGQTNGLSVLAICDNNMYGVYEFHEKCRTRNITPVLGLNFYTYFNNQKYNLNLFAINQTGYFNLVKISSWIMTTNEKENVIDFSALITLINDNLKIIINFEEANYDVVFYQKLLTSLNNSDNLYLGLNNNNLMLLSFFKELVPVNKIIWNNKVLYFDKTDFNAYKIINAIKKQILFKESTVKDTFAFDNYSPEYEQYLDNINAFISNIQFYDLKHQNIHDNLLKYPTPENVASRDFLRGICKKGMEYKLGTQVENKYLVRLKYELDIIDQMDFNDYFLIVWDYVNFAKKNNIYVGPGRGSAAGSLVSYLLDITTIDPVQENLIFERFLNPERQGMPDIDIDFQDDKREAVVEYLFEKYGQEHIAHIVTFQTIGMKMALRDVCRVFGISLEEADKMSKAVRLEDNYNFTNAFTNNNVLDFYSKKYPQIFLYLPKIVGLPRQTGTHAAGVVLSQKPLATVVPIREGYNGIYQTQYSMNYLEELGLLKMDLLGLRNLTILHNVIDNIYQEIKVKINLQKIPLNDTKTFKLLSSGDTKGIFQLESPGMTKVLIEMQPDKLEDIVATSSLYRPGPQDNIPLYIQRKNYHVKFSYLDERLKDILAPTYGIIVYQEQVMLIAQKVANFSLAKADILRRAMGKKESSYMNELKTEFLNNAVKNHYTPEIANDIWNLIYKFAAYGFNRSHAVAYSLLGYQMAYLKANYPSQFLASLLTNVIGDENKTADYIQLARKNNLGILPPSINLPLSTYVTRDNQICLPLLVIKQIGYAFYNKIAQEYHAHGEFQDLYDIFIRLYKKGLNKKTYEALCYAGALDNLNFNRTTLFNNYNLLANYVEVIKVSENNEQLIVDLHLAEKPEIVIFEDDIINNIKKEYEFLGFYLSNHPLKYIRTLEGYEQKTTLISDLKLSQGTTNILVIIKRVKEIFDKNNKKMAFVDCYDESGAISITVFANQYQQYATLLKPNNVILLNIKLGSYQDKINGIMNRIKLITTEDK; encoded by the coding sequence ATGGGTAAAATGCATTTAAATGTTCGGACAAATTATAGTTTATTATCATCGTTAATTGCTATTGATAATTATCTAGCCTACGGACAGACAAATGGTTTATCAGTTTTAGCAATTTGTGATAATAATATGTATGGTGTTTATGAGTTTCATGAAAAATGCCGTACGCGCAACATTACGCCCGTGCTTGGTTTAAACTTTTATACTTATTTTAATAATCAAAAATATAATTTAAACTTGTTTGCGATTAACCAAACGGGCTATTTTAACCTTGTTAAAATTTCATCCTGAATTATGACCACTAATGAAAAAGAAAATGTTATTGATTTTTCAGCTTTGATAACACTTATTAATGATAATTTAAAAATTATTATTAATTTTGAAGAAGCTAATTATGATGTTGTTTTTTACCAAAAACTATTAACATCGCTTAATAACTCCGATAATTTATATTTAGGTCTTAATAATAACAATTTAATGTTATTATCTTTTTTTAAAGAATTAGTTCCGGTTAATAAAATTATTTGAAATAACAAAGTTCTTTATTTTGATAAAACAGATTTTAATGCTTATAAAATTATTAATGCAATTAAAAAACAAATTTTATTTAAAGAAAGCACAGTTAAAGATACCTTTGCTTTTGATAATTATAGTCCGGAATATGAACAATATTTAGATAATATTAATGCTTTTATTAGTAATATTCAATTTTATGATTTAAAACATCAAAATATTCATGATAATTTATTAAAGTATCCAACTCCGGAGAATGTTGCTAGTCGTGATTTCTTACGGGGAATTTGTAAAAAGGGAATGGAATATAAATTAGGAACCCAAGTTGAAAATAAATATTTAGTTCGTTTAAAATATGAATTAGATATTATTGACCAAATGGATTTTAATGATTATTTTTTAATTGTGTGGGACTATGTTAATTTTGCAAAAAAGAATAATATTTATGTTGGCCCTGGGCGGGGAAGCGCGGCTGGAAGTTTAGTTAGTTATTTGTTGGATATTACCACAATTGATCCGGTGCAAGAAAATTTAATTTTTGAGCGTTTTTTAAACCCCGAGCGCCAAGGAATGCCCGATATTGATATTGACTTTCAAGATGATAAACGTGAAGCAGTGGTGGAGTATTTATTTGAAAAATATGGTCAGGAACATATTGCCCATATTGTCACCTTTCAAACAATTGGGATGAAAATGGCCTTACGGGATGTTTGCCGGGTGTTTGGTATTAGTTTAGAAGAAGCCGATAAAATGAGTAAGGCTGTTCGCTTAGAGGATAATTATAATTTTACGAATGCTTTTACCAATAACAATGTGTTAGATTTTTATAGTAAAAAATATCCCCAGATCTTTTTATATCTCCCGAAAATTGTGGGCTTACCTCGTCAAACTGGAACTCACGCCGCTGGAGTAGTACTATCGCAAAAGCCATTAGCAACTGTGGTGCCTATTCGGGAAGGCTATAATGGCATTTATCAAACCCAATACTCAATGAATTATTTAGAAGAATTAGGGTTATTAAAAATGGACTTATTAGGATTGCGGAATTTAACCATTTTGCATAATGTTATTGATAATATTTATCAAGAAATAAAGGTAAAAATTAACCTGCAGAAAATTCCCTTGAATGATACCAAAACTTTTAAATTATTATCCTCGGGAGATACCAAGGGAATTTTTCAGTTAGAGTCACCCGGGATGACCAAGGTTTTAATTGAAATGCAACCAGATAAGTTAGAAGATATTGTCGCCACCTCTTCGTTATATCGTCCTGGACCCCAAGACAATATTCCCTTGTATATTCAACGTAAAAATTACCATGTAAAATTTTCTTATCTTGATGAACGATTAAAAGATATCTTAGCTCCGACATATGGGATTATTGTTTACCAAGAGCAAGTAATGTTAATTGCCCAAAAAGTTGCTAATTTCTCACTAGCCAAAGCGGATATTTTACGCCGCGCCATGGGAAAAAAAGAATCAAGTTATATGAATGAATTAAAAACAGAGTTTCTTAATAATGCGGTAAAAAATCATTATACTCCCGAAATTGCCAATGATATTTGAAATTTAATTTATAAATTTGCGGCTTATGGTTTTAACCGTAGTCACGCGGTTGCTTATTCACTCTTGGGCTATCAGATGGCTTATTTAAAAGCCAATTATCCATCCCAATTTTTAGCTAGTTTATTAACAAATGTGATTGGGGATGAAAATAAAACAGCCGATTATATCCAATTAGCAAGAAAAAATAATTTAGGGATTCTACCTCCTTCAATTAATTTACCCCTAAGTACATATGTGACCAGAGATAATCAAATTTGTTTACCATTATTAGTAATTAAACAAATTGGCTATGCATTTTATAATAAAATTGCCCAAGAATACCACGCACATGGGGAGTTTCAAGATTTATATGATATTTTTATTCGGTTATATAAAAAAGGGTTAAATAAAAAAACCTATGAAGCATTATGTTATGCCGGAGCATTAGATAATCTTAATTTTAACCGTACGACATTATTTAATAATTATAATTTACTGGCCAATTATGTTGAAGTTATTAAAGTTTCAGAAAATAATGAGCAATTAATAGTTGATCTTCATCTTGCTGAAAAACCAGAAATTGTTATTTTTGAAGATGATATTATTAATAATATTAAAAAAGAATATGAGTTTTTAGGTTTTTACTTATCTAATCACCCGCTAAAATATATTCGGACTTTAGAAGGATATGAACAAAAAACTACTTTGATTAGTGATTTAAAATTATCACAAGGAACAACCAATATTTTAGTAATTATTAAGCGGGTAAAAGAGATTTTTGATAAGAATAATAAAAAAATGGCCTTTGTTGATTGTTATGATGAAAGCGGAGCAATTAGTATTACTGTTTTTGCTAATCAATACCAACAATATGCCACTTTGCTTAAACCTAATAATGTAATTTTGTTAAATATTAAGTTAGGTAGTTACCAAGATAAAATCAACGGAATTATGAACCGGATTAAATTAATTACCACGGAGGATAAATAA
- the thiI gene encoding tRNA uracil 4-sulfurtransferase ThiI encodes MNFDVILIRYGELTTKGKNRTNFTNLLVNNVKKKLHQFKEDFLIKKEFDRLFIELLNPSSSGAIVAILQKIFGFSSMSLAKKVSRQPIDMAEQAIAFINYYQPQTFKLEVRRNDKTYQVTSTELKQMLAPMILKNTVVKVDVHHPEMQIDIEVRKYFSYVFINRITALGGLPVGISGKGLVMLSGGIDSPVAAFLTMKRGMSVEYLHFATPPHTSEEALVKVKTLVQKLTPYANNQTQRLHVVNFSMLQHELMHIPEPSYRITIMRRMFYRIANILARQYHCQAIITGESLGQVASQTIESINTINAVSDLSVLRPVICFDKNEIIKIAKDIDTYETSILPFEDCCSLFVPKNPITKPKLTIAEEQEKDLMWEDILNVIIEKSIVTYTIGSDGENYEKS; translated from the coding sequence ATGAATTTTGATGTCATATTAATCCGTTATGGAGAATTAACAACTAAAGGAAAAAACCGTACCAATTTTACTAATTTATTAGTAAATAATGTAAAGAAAAAACTACACCAATTTAAAGAAGACTTTTTAATTAAAAAAGAATTTGATCGTTTATTTATTGAACTATTAAATCCCAGTTCTAGTGGCGCCATTGTTGCTATTTTACAAAAAATTTTTGGTTTTTCTTCAATGTCATTAGCCAAAAAAGTAAGTCGTCAACCAATTGATATGGCTGAACAAGCAATTGCTTTTATTAATTATTACCAACCACAAACGTTTAAATTAGAAGTTCGTCGGAATGATAAAACTTATCAAGTAACTTCAACTGAATTAAAACAAATGTTAGCACCAATGATTTTGAAAAATACGGTAGTTAAAGTGGATGTCCACCATCCCGAAATGCAAATTGATATTGAAGTCCGTAAATATTTTAGTTATGTCTTTATTAATCGAATTACAGCGCTCGGGGGCTTACCAGTTGGAATTTCTGGGAAAGGTCTAGTAATGCTTTCAGGAGGAATTGATTCTCCTGTCGCGGCTTTTTTAACAATGAAACGGGGAATGAGTGTTGAGTATTTACATTTTGCAACTCCACCCCATACTTCCGAAGAAGCTCTTGTAAAAGTAAAAACTCTTGTTCAAAAATTAACGCCCTACGCCAATAATCAAACCCAACGCTTGCATGTTGTTAATTTTTCAATGTTACAACATGAGTTAATGCATATTCCGGAACCTAGTTACCGCATTACGATTATGCGCCGCATGTTTTATCGAATCGCTAATATTTTAGCACGCCAATATCATTGCCAAGCAATTATTACTGGTGAATCATTAGGACAAGTTGCTTCGCAAACAATTGAAAGTATTAATACCATCAACGCTGTTTCAGACTTATCTGTTTTACGGCCAGTAATTTGCTTTGATAAAAATGAAATTATTAAGATCGCCAAAGATATTGATACTTATGAAACCTCAATTTTGCCTTTTGAAGATTGTTGTAGTTTGTTTGTACCAAAAAACCCTATTACCAAGCCAAAATTAACTATTGCTGAAGAGCAAGAAAAAGATTTAATGTGAGAAGACATTCTTAATGTTATAATAGAGAAAAGTATTGTTACATACACAATTGGTAGTGATGGTGAAAATTATGAAAAAAGTTAA
- a CDS encoding SDR family oxidoreductase encodes MSQNKPLIAITGASAGIGKACAQLFNKLGFPLLLMARRVELLEELKLTNTICAKVDVCNYEEIKEAIELAEKKYGPVDLLINNAGIMPLDKLVSLDLLTQHQMVDINLKGVLNVIHAVLKEMLTRKHGTIINVSSVAGRYTSETRSVYNATKFGVHALSESLRKETAGHNVRIIIFAPGIVNTELLKSVKNPSILEEYQKVKDTINQGLTSAETADLIAYAYNLPQHICLKEILVSHTDQKI; translated from the coding sequence ATGTCACAAAACAAACCATTAATTGCGATTACAGGGGCATCAGCTGGGATTGGAAAAGCTTGTGCCCAGTTATTTAATAAATTAGGCTTTCCGTTATTATTAATGGCACGCAGAGTTGAATTATTAGAAGAATTAAAATTAACAAATACAATTTGTGCCAAAGTTGATGTTTGTAACTACGAAGAAATTAAGGAAGCAATTGAACTCGCAGAAAAGAAATATGGACCAGTGGACTTATTAATTAATAATGCCGGGATTATGCCCCTTGATAAATTAGTGAGCTTAGATTTATTAACCCAACACCAAATGGTTGATATTAATCTCAAAGGAGTTTTAAACGTAATCCATGCCGTGTTAAAAGAAATGCTAACAAGAAAACATGGAACAATTATTAATGTTTCTTCGGTAGCTGGCCGCTACACATCGGAAACAAGAAGCGTTTACAATGCTACAAAGTTTGGAGTACATGCTTTAAGTGAAAGTTTACGGAAAGAAACTGCTGGGCATAATGTGCGGATTATTATCTTTGCACCCGGAATTGTTAATACTGAATTATTAAAATCAGTTAAAAACCCCTCAATTCTTGAAGAATATCAAAAAGTTAAAGATACTATTAACCAAGGACTAACGAGTGCCGAAACTGCCGATTTAATTGCTTATGCTTATAACTTGCCCCAACATATTTGTTTAAAAGAAATTTTAGTTTCCCATACTGACCAAAAAATATAA
- a CDS encoding lipoprotein, whose product MKKILAVITAISLVATPSFYLVSCHPGTQSFLPSEDNSLTPDINQFLTGYHLTEIAEGDYLAHHTTGDDSIFSMFNGTNEFHTLSPTINFQYDNSSKVDSFDINSNVLFKIYLAPTKDKLPSLQSIASFMQLFPMLKNSTNYTYSSGQVTIPQINLAGETSTITLYYTTINLNSDDFWNWEINKDLNNYFVNILETQKYLKIKQNSTNDDVLKTWLSDVYNNPGALEPVHLSNIKTIKNIDDFFQYLVRGKLTLTFSNLFTSIPSYSDVMETVFTNKIGEFKWTLRAKYLIV is encoded by the coding sequence ATGAAAAAAATTTTAGCAGTAATTACTGCCATTTCATTAGTAGCAACGCCTAGTTTTTATTTAGTTAGTTGTCACCCGGGAACACAAAGCTTTTTACCAAGTGAAGATAATAGTTTAACCCCGGATATTAACCAGTTTTTAACCGGTTATCATTTAACTGAAATTGCGGAAGGTGACTATCTAGCGCACCATACTACCGGGGATGATTCAATTTTTTCAATGTTTAATGGCACAAATGAATTTCATACCTTATCTCCAACAATTAATTTCCAATATGATAATTCTAGTAAAGTCGATAGTTTTGATATTAATAGTAATGTTTTATTTAAGATCTATTTAGCACCAACTAAAGATAAACTACCTTCTTTGCAATCAATTGCTAGTTTTATGCAACTGTTTCCTATGCTAAAAAATAGTACCAATTATACTTATAGTAGTGGACAGGTTACAATTCCACAAATTAATCTTGCCGGAGAAACATCAACCATTACTTTGTATTACACGACGATTAATTTAAACAGTGATGATTTTTGAAATTGAGAAATTAACAAGGATTTAAATAATTATTTTGTTAATATTTTAGAAACCCAAAAGTACTTAAAGATTAAGCAAAATAGTACAAATGATGATGTTTTAAAGACATGACTAAGTGATGTTTATAATAACCCTGGGGCATTAGAACCAGTTCATTTAAGTAATATTAAAACAATTAAGAATATTGATGATTTTTTTCAGTATTTAGTCCGCGGAAAATTGACCCTTACTTTTAGTAATTTATTCACATCGATTCCTAGTTATAGTGATGTTATGGAAACTGTATTTACTAATAAAATTGGGGAATTTAAATGAACCCTTCGTGCAAAATATTTAATTGTTTAA
- a CDS encoding copper homeostasis protein CutC, whose amino-acid sequence MFLEVIATSVEDVKVINQAQNVSRIELCTDLEHGGYTPNYDVIKESCAISTIPIRVITRHQDVDFYYHPEEFEQIKKDIEYIKTTKADGIVVGIITPNKEVDIPRLQELVALAKPLKVTFHRAFDEIIDKQKAIHELHQLNISTVLTQGGLTKIMDNLAVFDQIRHHGVEIQGGSGVNLDNYQTINKHCDAIHIGSAVRVDHSWTKKLI is encoded by the coding sequence ATGTTTTTAGAAGTTATTGCAACGAGTGTTGAAGATGTTAAAGTTATTAACCAAGCACAAAATGTGAGTCGAATTGAATTATGTACAGATTTAGAACATGGGGGCTATACTCCCAATTATGATGTTATTAAAGAAAGCTGCGCGATAAGTACAATTCCGATTCGCGTAATTACACGCCACCAGGATGTTGATTTTTACTACCATCCTGAAGAATTTGAACAAATTAAAAAAGATATTGAATATATTAAAACGACAAAAGCTGATGGAATTGTGGTCGGAATTATTACTCCGAATAAAGAAGTGGATATACCCCGCTTGCAAGAATTAGTTGCACTAGCAAAACCGCTAAAAGTAACTTTTCACCGGGCTTTTGACGAAATTATTGATAAGCAAAAAGCAATTCACGAATTACACCAGTTAAATATTAGCACTGTTTTAACCCAGGGGGGATTGACAAAAATTATGGATAACTTAGCAGTTTTTGATCAAATCCGTCATCATGGGGTAGAAATTCAAGGGGGGAGTGGTGTTAATTTGGATAATTATCAGACTATTAATAAACATTGTGATGCCATTCATATTGGAAGTGCTGTTCGTGTTGACCATTCCTGGACAAAAAAATTGATTTAA
- a CDS encoding acetate kinase, translating into MILVINAGSSSMKFQLYKVNGENNYEVVCKGLAERIYLDGVFTIKFNGQEFETKEDLKDHEATAKVLINKLEEHGIIKDFSDITGIGHRIVHGGEKFTQSTVITDEVFAEIKKMVILAPLHNPPAISAIEAFRKITSVPNVAVFDTSFHTTMPVENYLYSGPYEWYTNHQVRRYGFHGISYRYITKRLETILNKPSDKVNAIICHLGNGASICAVKNGQSYNTSMGITPLEGLIMGTRSGDIDPSIPSYIASQTGEDIVAITNTLNKKSGLLGISGVSSDLRDVVGSAESNPRSKLALKMSAKRIAKYIVGYLNELGGNADAIVFTAGIGENSAVMRSLVANEVKLINFDLVKEHNEQGYDSENLISGPNATVPVYAIRTNEEIMICEDTYHLTQK; encoded by the coding sequence ATGATATTAGTGATCAATGCTGGAAGTAGTTCAATGAAATTTCAATTATATAAAGTAAATGGGGAGAATAATTACGAAGTTGTTTGTAAAGGTTTGGCCGAACGAATTTATTTAGATGGGGTTTTTACAATTAAATTTAATGGTCAAGAATTTGAAACCAAAGAAGATTTAAAAGACCATGAAGCAACAGCGAAAGTATTAATTAATAAATTAGAAGAACACGGAATTATTAAGGATTTTTCTGATATCACTGGAATTGGGCACCGAATTGTGCATGGAGGTGAAAAATTTACGCAGTCAACGGTTATTACAGATGAAGTTTTTGCGGAAATTAAAAAAATGGTTATTTTAGCACCATTGCATAATCCACCTGCAATTTCGGCAATTGAAGCCTTCCGAAAAATTACTAGTGTTCCAAATGTGGCAGTGTTTGATACTTCATTCCATACCACGATGCCGGTTGAAAATTATTTATATTCAGGACCATATGAATGATATACTAACCACCAAGTTCGTCGCTATGGGTTCCATGGAATCTCATATCGTTACATTACAAAAAGACTAGAAACAATTTTAAATAAACCAAGTGATAAAGTAAATGCCATTATTTGTCACTTAGGAAATGGGGCAAGTATTTGTGCTGTTAAAAATGGGCAAAGTTATAATACTTCAATGGGAATTACCCCATTAGAAGGACTAATTATGGGAACCCGTAGTGGTGATATTGACCCGTCAATTCCAAGTTATATTGCAAGCCAAACTGGCGAAGATATTGTTGCAATTACCAATACTTTAAATAAAAAATCAGGATTATTAGGAATTTCTGGTGTTTCTTCTGATCTACGTGATGTGGTCGGGAGTGCTGAGAGCAACCCTCGTAGTAAACTAGCTTTAAAAATGAGCGCTAAAAGAATTGCCAAGTATATTGTGGGATATTTAAATGAATTAGGTGGTAATGCTGATGCAATTGTGTTTACAGCGGGAATTGGCGAAAACTCAGCTGTTATGCGAAGTTTAGTTGCCAATGAAGTTAAATTAATTAACTTTGATTTAGTTAAAGAACACAATGAACAAGGCTATGACTCGGAAAACTTAATTTCTGGTCCAAATGCCACAGTTCCTGTTTATGCAATCCGCACGAACGAAGAAATTATGATTTGTGAAGATACTTACCATTTAACACAAAAATAA